A single genomic interval of Arachis duranensis cultivar V14167 chromosome 7, aradu.V14167.gnm2.J7QH, whole genome shotgun sequence harbors:
- the LOC107496561 gene encoding uncharacterized protein LOC107496561, with product MEDSKNKNKKISSSSSKKLWLKKLVKKELWQFTRLFSCASFRGWKRLDIQTTLVDTVVFKILSAVEAVVLVSTLCFFYLCCGCNF from the coding sequence ATGGAGGATtccaagaacaagaacaagaaaataagcAGCAGTAGTAGTAAGAAGTTGTggttgaagaagcttgtgaagaaggAGTTATGGCAATTCACTAGATTATTCTCTTGTGCTTCCTTTAGAGGCTGGAAGCGCCTTGATATTCAAACCACCCTCGTCGACACCGTCGTCTTTAAGATCCTCTCTGCCGTGGAGGCCGTCGTGCTTGTCTCTACCCTCTGCTTCTTCTACCTTTGTTGTGGTTGTAACTTCTGA
- the LOC107496560 gene encoding uncharacterized protein LOC107496560 yields MANKAKEEPNTAPASDRWYDIVLGPSFKDESSNKYCTLRYEFKPASVDKSKPGLLRKTKENRVSVEFQNNQVGKPKVTFEGSSEEYKENDAVLFFDGQTLRLERLHRAVKQLRHLRMPGESAAAATAAVPAPAGPASDPRLSPVGKSTKPAPPVRNTFQAVPVEVERIDIGEPENTGFKVGSKRPFEFPTEVTEPPSISATSPVAKNDIEEHQDIDIEDLFGSATPEDDNKSEEEKDNVGFDMNVPHTDDEIADVDDSGDEVDKGPNAAEALRAQVNAEGRDKQTSSSSSSSESGTSESGTGSGSSSSSDSDGSEEDSVTSI; encoded by the exons ATGGCTAACAAAGCTAAAGAAGAGCCTAACACTGCCCCTGCTTCTGATCGGTGGTACGACATTGTCCTAGGCCCTTCCTTCAAAGATGAATCCTCTAACAAATACTGCACTCTACGAT ATGAATTTAAGCCAGCTTCAGTTGATAAGAGTAAGCCGGGATTGCTACGCAAGACCAAAGAAAATAGGGTTTCTGTGGAATTTCAGAACAACCAAGTAGGAAAACCCAAGGTGACATTTGAGGGGAGTAGTGAGGAATACAAGGAAAATGATGCTGTACTCTTCTTTGATGGTCAGACACTTCGGCTGGAGCGGCTTCATAGGGCTGTAAAGCAATTGCGGCACCTGCGAATGCCCGGTGAATCTGCAGCCGCTGCAACTGCTGCAGTGCCTGCTCCAGCTGGGCCAGCTTCGGATCCTCGGTTATCCCCTGTTGGGAAGTCTACAAAACCAGCACCTCCTGTTAGGAACACATTTCAGGCAGTACCA GTTGAGGTGGAACGAATTGACATTGGAGAACCTGAGAATACTG GCTTCAAAGTTGGTTCTAAGAGGCCATTCGAATTTCCAACAGAAGTTACAGAACCACCTAGCATTTCTGCTACCTCACCAGTTGCCAAAAATGATATTGAGGAACATCAAGATATAGATATTGAAGACCTATTTGGTAGTGCAACACCCGAAGACGATAATAAGTctgaagaagagaaagataatGTTGGGTTTGACATGAATGTCCCGCACACCGACGATGAGATTGCCGATGTGGATGACAGCGGCGACGAGGTGGACAAAGGACCGAATGCTGCAGAAGCTCTCCGGGCTCAGGTGAACGCAGAGGGGAGGGACAAGCAGACATCTAGTTCTAGCAGTAGCAGTGAAAGCGGAACTAGTGAAAGTGGCACCGGTAGCGGAAGTAGTAGTAGCAGTGATAGTGATGGCAGTGAAGAAGACTCTGTTACCTCAATCTGA
- the LOC107496564 gene encoding uncharacterized protein LOC107496564, producing the protein MANHEDHKYAFHVSGPENLPSLNWRNDFNSTWKDEYYKQAAISCFTRAAYALEVDRQDNRTQENALGPEWLTPFKYKLTKTLIDERDGSIFGAIFEWDRSAALEDSVLIRPLGTPKAVLALRGTLIKRHTIIRDFEDDLRFLFLESLKGSSRFKVAMDALRSLCDEYGSRNVIIAGHSLGAGFALQLRKELAQEGIYVEAHLFNPPSVSLALSLENTREYAEYVWNMLKSMLVSNSKVEISNDEEKSARLQLISRIPYLSGLMDSSFRVDKFVPHLYVNENDLICSFYVDPDGSIGVKNTEKDNTSSADGEIAAKLYVVSKENQKWLEAHGLDQWWSSDAHSTRLMRRQLRSLDAASFLKVTCLLYPKSISLLRNNLQYIVCLENWTPQLSCLKDSFFSVPTEFFVVYKEKLKFLVAHGLEQWWPSDVELQQAIHNGKLTSQQLRLLYAISPKEVYRLFDPSSVLLSMSLSGIAEKAEFLWYWNSIHHMFCSSGEILVSQIWNRFKSLFPSNTKARIANNADKILLLSGLKDSVSGAAKWVHHLYGVGEKMIYKENIDVTNAQTSEDFFIVSKEKLKFLGVHGVEQWFSSDAEFQKAIHSSKFISQQLRYLYLSSCELAHLFNPRLQDSNNAEKTSSASSRVAKSVPVIQENMVDRESTDDPLNVQIAAKLFFAFKEKQKFHGLEQWRSKDAENRKLDVQVTNLFIPPSITLAKNLIKACGLEQCWSSDAVLRLPIHNSRFLSKFKSSQSTHGKPW; encoded by the exons ATGGCAAACCATGAAGATCACAAATATGCTTTTCATGTCTCTGGCCCTGAGAACTTGCCTTCGCTTAATTGGAGAAACGACTTCAATTCCACTTG GAAGGATGAATATTATAAACAAGCTGCCATATCCTGCTTTACACGGGCAGCTTACGCACTCGAAGTTGATAGACAAGATAACAGAACACAAGAGAATGCTTTGGGTCCAGAGTGGTTGACTCCCTTCAAGTACAAGCTCACAAAGACATTGATTGATGAAAGAGATGGATCCATTTTCGGAGCAATATTCGAATGGGATCGATCTGCAGCATTGGAAGACTCGGTGCTAATTAGGCCTCTTGGTACCCCCAAAGCTGTTTTAGCACTCAGAGGAACATTAATCAAAAGGCATACAATAATAAGAGATTTCGAAGATGACCTTCGCTTTCTCTTCTTAGAAAGCTTGAAGGGCTCTTCTAGGTTCAAAGTAGCTATGGATGCATTAAGATCACTTTGTGATGAATATGGAAGCCGGAATGTGATTATTGCAGGACATTCCTTGGGTGCTGGATTTGCTCTTCAATTGAGAAAGGAACTAGCACAAGAAGGGATTTATGTTGAAGCACATTTGTTTAATCCACCTTCTGTTTCACTAGCCTTGAGTCTTGAAAATACTAGAGAATATGCAGAATATGTGTGGAACATGCTTAAATCTATGCTCGTGTCAAATAGCAAAGTTGAAATCAGCAATGATGAAGAGAAGAGTGCTAGATTACAATTGATCAGTAGGATACCTTATCTATCTGGCTTGATGGATTCCAGTTTTCGGGTGGACAAATTTGTTCCTCATCTGTATGTCAATGAAAATGACTTGATTTGCAGCTTTTATGTTGATCCTGATGGTAGCATAGGAGTGAAGAACACCGAAAAGGACAATACAAGCTCTGCGGATGGAGAAATTGCGGCGAAGTTGTATGTTGTTTCAAAAGAAAATCAGAAATGGCTTGAGGCTCATGGCCTAGATCAATGGTGGTCAAGTGATGCTCACAGCACTAGACTCATGAGGAGGCAACTTAGATCTTTAGATGCTGCTTCGTTTTTAAAAGTAACATGTTTACTTTATCCGAAATCTATTTCGCTATTGAGGAATAATCTTCAGTATATTGTATGCTTGGAGAATTGGACACCTCAGTTATCTTGCTTGAAAGATTCTTTCTTTTCAGTTCCTACAGAGTTTTTTGTAGTCTACAAGGAAAAACTGAAATTTCTTGTGGCTCACGGCTTGGAACAATGGTGGCCAAGTGATGTAGAACTTCAACAGGCTATTCATAATGGCAAACTCACAAGTCAGCAACTTAGATTGTTATATGCTATCTCACCCAAGGAAGTTTATCGTTTATTCGATCCATCTTCTGTTTTGCTTTCAATGAGTCTCAGTGGTATTGCAGAAAAGGCAGAATTTCTTTGGTATTGGAATAGTATTCATCATATGTTTTGCTCGAGTGGCGAAATTCTAGTCAGCCAAATTTGGAATAGATTCAAATCATTGTTTCCTTCAAATACAAAGGCTCGAATCGCCAACAATGCAGACAAGATTCTTCTGTTGTCTGGTTTGAAGGATTCTGTTTCCGGAGCAGCCAAATGGGTTCATCATCTGTATGGTGTAGGAGAGAAGATGATTTACAAGGAGAACATTGATGTTACAAATGCTCAAACATCAGAAGATTTCTTCATTGTCTCCAAGGAGAAACTGAAATTTCTTGGGGTTCATGGAGTTGAACAATGGTTTTCAAGTGAtgcagaatttcagaaagcTATCCATAGTAGCAAATTCATAAGTCAACAACTTCGGTATCTATATTTGAGTTCTTGCGAATTAGCACATTTGTTTAATCCAAGACTTCAAGACAGCAATAATGCAGAGAAGACTTCAAGTGCAAGTTCTCGAGTGGCGAAATCAGTTCCTGTCATACAAGAGAATATGGTTGATAGGGAGAGCACTGATGATCCTTTAAATGTGCAAATCGCGGCAAAGTTGTTTTTTGCCTTCAAGGAGAAACAGAAATTTCATGGCCTGGAACAATGGAGGTCAAAGGATGCAGAGAATAGGAAACTTGATGTGCAAGTAACAAATTTGTTCATTCCACCTTCTATTACCCTGGCCAAGAATCTCATAAAGGCTTGTGGCTTAGAGCAATGCTGGTCGAGTGATGCAGTTCTTCGACTCCCTATCCATAACAGCAGATTCTTGAGCAAATTTAAATCTTCACAATCAACTCATGGAAAGCCATGGTAA